The following coding sequences are from one Psychrobacter sp. AH5 window:
- a CDS encoding MoaD/ThiS family protein: MQINILYFASLADEAHCHEEKIAVSASTSLSQLYEQLRTKHRFSRPQSELRVAVNDYFAKWTDEVQDGDSVVFITPVAGG; encoded by the coding sequence ATGCAGATCAATATTTTATATTTTGCTAGCCTAGCCGATGAAGCCCACTGCCATGAAGAAAAAATCGCCGTGAGCGCATCGACGTCTTTATCTCAGCTCTATGAGCAATTACGCACCAAGCACCGTTTTAGTCGTCCGCAGTCTGAGCTGCGAGTGGCAGTGAATGACTATTTTGCTAAATGGACGGATGAGGTGCAAGATGGCGATAGCGTAGTATTTATCACTCCTGTGGCAGGCGGCTAA